One Gelria sp. Kuro-4 DNA segment encodes these proteins:
- a CDS encoding metalloregulator ArsR/SmtB family transcription factor has protein sequence MNSGSGPAEKAARSVKCGGAVSGGARSDDGICQVFAVDAEKVARWVGTLPPLAPVAELFKALADETRAKILYLLAHEEFCVCDLATILGTTVSNVSHHLRLLRAQHLVKYRREGKMALYSLADAHVLHLISEACDHAGHQR, from the coding sequence ATGAACAGCGGGTCGGGGCCGGCAGAAAAGGCAGCGCGCAGTGTAAAGTGCGGCGGCGCCGTAAGCGGGGGTGCGCGTTCGGACGACGGCATCTGCCAGGTTTTCGCCGTGGACGCGGAAAAAGTGGCCCGCTGGGTGGGGACCCTGCCCCCCTTGGCGCCGGTGGCCGAGCTCTTCAAGGCGCTGGCCGACGAGACACGGGCCAAGATCCTCTACCTCCTCGCCCACGAGGAGTTTTGTGTCTGCGACCTGGCGACCATCCTCGGCACCACCGTTTCCAACGTCTCGCATCACCTGCGGCTGCTGCGGGCACAGCACCTGGTAAAGTACCGGCGCGAGGGCAAGATGGCCCTTTATTCCCTGGCCGATGCCCACGTACTGCACCTTATTAGTGAGGCCTGCGATCACGCCGGGCACCAGCGGTAA
- a CDS encoding heavy metal translocating P-type ATPase: protein MRYILEGLDCASCAAKIEKELRKIKGLEHVTVNFAGRSVEVPAELCAAAQAAITRVEPEVTLVPTGRGDKEEGRRKGKEEGREGEEDDEKEVRRTLFFIGAAALLLAFGVLYNRRLHATPYAWAEYAVLLTAYLLVGWPVLRRAVLNLLHRDFFDESFLMTAATLGAVAIHQLPEAAAVMLFYAVGEYLQDRAVDRSRRSIAALLNIRPDHANLKLNGEVQAVPPEEVPVGASIIVKPGERVPLDGQVVEGTSFLDTSALTGEAVPHKVEPGETVLAGMVNGQGLLTVKVAKSFGESAVARILQLVEEAGARKAPTEQFISVFARYYTPAVVGAALAVALVPPLLLPGAAFSEWVYRALVLLVISCPCALVVSIPLGYFGGIGGASRQGILVKGANFLDALTALHTVAFDKTGTLTKGVFRVTKVVPYNGFSEKELLGTAAAAEAYSTHPIAQSIRQAYGWDIPADQVHNYREIPGHGVAAEVQGKTVLVGNDRLLHREGIAHGAEVCHLEGTSVHVAVAGTFAGYIVIADELKEDAGEAVRHLKELGVAKVVLLTGDEESAARRVAETLGLDACFAGLLPEDKVRKIEELMAALPERRRHKLAFVGDGINDAPVITRADIGVAMGALGSDAAIEAADVVLMEDSPGRLAAALEIARHTRRIVTENIVLALAIKAFFFGLGILGLASIWEAVFADVGVTVLAVLNATRTLNYRRPSSS, encoded by the coding sequence ATGCGCTACATCTTAGAGGGCCTCGATTGTGCAAGCTGCGCCGCCAAGATTGAGAAAGAGCTGCGCAAGATCAAGGGACTGGAGCATGTTACGGTGAATTTTGCCGGCCGGAGCGTGGAAGTGCCGGCTGAGCTCTGCGCTGCGGCCCAGGCGGCCATCACCCGGGTGGAACCGGAGGTAACCCTTGTTCCCACCGGAAGAGGCGATAAAGAAGAAGGAAGAAGAAAAGGAAAAGAAGAGGGACGGGAAGGAGAAGAAGACGACGAAAAAGAAGTGCGGCGCACCCTCTTTTTCATCGGGGCGGCGGCACTCCTTCTTGCCTTTGGGGTCCTTTATAACCGCCGCCTGCACGCCACCCCCTACGCCTGGGCTGAGTACGCCGTGCTCCTTACGGCCTACCTTCTTGTGGGCTGGCCGGTGCTGCGCCGGGCTGTGCTCAACCTGCTGCACCGCGACTTCTTCGACGAAAGCTTCCTCATGACAGCGGCTACCCTGGGGGCCGTGGCCATTCACCAGCTGCCTGAGGCGGCAGCCGTGATGCTGTTTTATGCCGTGGGGGAATACCTGCAGGACCGCGCGGTGGACCGTTCCCGCCGCTCCATCGCAGCGCTCCTCAATATCCGGCCGGATCACGCCAATCTCAAGCTGAACGGTGAGGTGCAGGCGGTGCCTCCTGAAGAAGTACCGGTGGGCGCCAGCATCATCGTCAAGCCCGGCGAGCGCGTCCCCCTGGACGGCCAAGTCGTGGAAGGAACGTCGTTTCTCGATACCTCGGCCCTCACCGGTGAGGCGGTGCCACACAAGGTGGAGCCGGGCGAGACCGTCCTGGCCGGGATGGTAAACGGCCAGGGCCTCCTTACCGTCAAGGTCGCCAAGAGCTTCGGCGAGTCCGCCGTCGCCCGGATCCTGCAGCTGGTGGAAGAAGCGGGGGCACGCAAGGCTCCCACCGAGCAGTTCATCAGCGTCTTCGCCCGTTACTACACGCCGGCGGTGGTCGGCGCCGCCCTGGCGGTGGCCCTGGTGCCGCCGCTCCTTCTTCCCGGCGCCGCCTTTTCGGAGTGGGTGTACCGTGCCCTGGTGCTCCTGGTAATCTCCTGCCCCTGCGCTCTCGTGGTTTCCATCCCCCTGGGGTATTTCGGCGGCATCGGCGGGGCCTCGCGCCAGGGCATTCTGGTCAAAGGGGCCAACTTCCTGGACGCCCTCACGGCGCTTCACACCGTGGCCTTCGATAAGACCGGGACGTTGACCAAGGGCGTGTTTCGCGTCACCAAAGTGGTACCTTACAACGGCTTCAGCGAAAAAGAGCTCCTCGGCACCGCCGCTGCTGCTGAGGCCTACTCCACCCACCCCATCGCCCAATCCATCCGCCAGGCCTACGGTTGGGATATTCCCGCAGACCAGGTGCACAATTACCGGGAAATCCCCGGCCACGGCGTCGCCGCCGAGGTACAGGGAAAAACGGTGCTCGTCGGCAACGACCGGCTGCTTCACCGCGAGGGCATCGCCCACGGGGCGGAGGTGTGCCATCTGGAAGGGACGAGCGTTCATGTGGCCGTGGCCGGGACCTTCGCCGGTTACATCGTCATCGCCGACGAGCTCAAAGAAGACGCCGGCGAGGCCGTGCGCCACCTGAAGGAGCTGGGAGTAGCCAAGGTGGTGCTCCTTACCGGAGACGAGGAAAGCGCCGCCCGGCGCGTGGCCGAGACTCTAGGGCTGGATGCCTGCTTTGCCGGCCTTCTTCCCGAGGATAAGGTTCGCAAAATCGAAGAACTCATGGCGGCGCTCCCCGAGCGGCGCCGGCACAAGCTCGCCTTTGTCGGCGACGGCATCAACGACGCCCCGGTTATCACCCGGGCCGACATCGGTGTGGCCATGGGAGCCCTCGGCTCCGACGCCGCCATTGAAGCGGCAGACGTGGTGCTGATGGAAGACTCGCCGGGGCGCCTGGCTGCTGCCCTTGAGATAGCGCGGCACACACGCCGCATCGTAACCGAGAACATCGTCCTCGCCCTCGCCATCAAGGCTTTCTT